The uncultured Cohaesibacter sp. genome window below encodes:
- a CDS encoding ATP-binding protein: MTAKTLAEIAAILKEIHASIERAVPPLPADTNLQEADAFVWHTDPAPHLQPVLKVNRVDLSLLKAVDRNRDMILENTQRFAAGLPANNALLWGARGMGKSSLVKACHAAVNGTSGAKRSSLKLIEIAREDIDSLPILMNILRAHEERCILFCDDLSFDPGETSYKSLKAVLDGGIEGRPENVVFYATSNRRHLMPRDMIENERSTSINPSEAVQEKVSLSDRFGLWIGFHNCSQDDYLSMVDGYVAEYGIEVDPAVLRASALEWSTTRGSRSGRVAWQFIQDLAGAKGVVIK; encoded by the coding sequence ATGACCGCAAAAACACTTGCTGAAATTGCAGCTATTCTAAAAGAAATTCATGCCAGTATCGAGCGTGCGGTGCCCCCTTTGCCGGCCGATACCAACCTGCAGGAGGCCGACGCCTTCGTCTGGCACACGGATCCCGCCCCTCACCTGCAACCGGTGCTCAAGGTCAATCGGGTCGATCTGTCCCTGCTCAAGGCGGTGGATCGCAATCGTGACATGATTCTCGAGAACACGCAGCGCTTCGCCGCCGGTCTGCCTGCCAACAATGCGTTGTTGTGGGGTGCGCGCGGCATGGGCAAGAGTTCTCTGGTCAAGGCCTGCCATGCTGCGGTCAACGGCACGTCTGGGGCCAAGAGATCGTCGTTGAAGCTCATTGAGATCGCGCGGGAGGATATCGACAGCCTACCGATTCTGATGAACATCCTCAGAGCCCATGAAGAGCGCTGCATTCTCTTTTGTGACGATCTTTCCTTTGATCCGGGAGAAACATCCTACAAGTCGCTGAAGGCCGTGCTTGACGGTGGTATCGAGGGGCGGCCGGAGAATGTGGTTTTCTATGCCACGTCCAACCGACGTCATCTGATGCCGCGGGACATGATCGAGAATGAACGCTCGACTTCCATCAATCCCAGCGAGGCGGTGCAGGAAAAGGTATCCCTGTCCGACCGGTTCGGCTTGTGGATCGGATTTCACAATTGTTCGCAGGATGACTATCTGTCGATGGTCGATGGCTATGTTGCCGAATATGGGATCGAGGTTGACCCGGCCGTTCTGCGCGCGTCGGCGCTGGAATGGTCCACCACACGCGGCTCCCGTTCCGGACGTGTCGCGTGGCAATTCATTCAGGATTTGGCTGGCGCAAAAGGCGTAGTTATCAAATAG
- the secD gene encoding protein translocase subunit SecD gives MLHFARWKVTLVILVAAVGLLFSIPNLFSDQTLQDEYPSWLPNGKLVLGLDLQGGAHILMQVEKDGIIKDRLEILRGDVRSALREDKIGYTGLAARDNAVQVRIRDLAQLESARAKLKELVQPISTSLLSGGGATETSLEVNDDGLVRLVLTEEGINARVSSAVAQSVEVIRRRVDELGTTEPSIQREGDSRILVQVPGLQDPDRLKDILETTANLSFRMVDTTMAAETALQTRPPLDSEVLYEADDPLNPKPQNERTPYLVQKRVLISGDELDDAQPTFDSRTNEPVVSFRFNTSGAKKFARVTEQNVGLPFAIVLDNEVISAPTIREPIRGGSGIISGSFTAQSANDLAVLMRAGALPAKLTIVEERTVGPGLGADSIAAGEIAGIVGAAAVVIFMFLAYGLFGLFANIALVVNVVLLLGVLSFLGATLTLPGIAGIVLTIGMAVDANVLIYERIREENNYGRSTIAAIDTGYSRALATILDANITTFIAAVILFSLGSGPVKGFAVTLAVGIVTTVFSAFTFNRLVVATWIKYRRPSKLPI, from the coding sequence ATGCTACATTTTGCCCGATGGAAGGTCACGCTGGTTATACTGGTGGCTGCCGTAGGCCTTCTTTTCTCAATTCCAAACCTCTTTTCCGATCAGACCTTGCAAGACGAATATCCAAGCTGGCTGCCGAATGGCAAGCTGGTACTGGGTCTTGACTTGCAGGGTGGTGCTCACATCCTGATGCAGGTTGAAAAAGACGGGATCATCAAGGACCGTCTCGAAATTCTCCGCGGCGACGTGCGTTCTGCCCTGCGAGAAGACAAGATCGGCTACACCGGCCTTGCTGCTCGGGACAATGCCGTTCAGGTCCGCATTCGGGATCTCGCCCAGTTGGAAAGTGCCCGGGCAAAATTGAAAGAACTGGTTCAGCCGATTTCTACCTCGCTGCTATCTGGTGGCGGAGCAACCGAAACCTCTCTTGAAGTCAACGATGACGGTCTCGTTCGTCTGGTGCTGACGGAAGAGGGGATCAATGCCCGAGTTTCCAGCGCCGTAGCCCAATCGGTGGAAGTCATCCGTCGCCGAGTTGACGAGCTTGGCACCACCGAGCCGTCCATCCAGCGGGAAGGCGACAGCCGCATTCTCGTTCAGGTGCCGGGCCTGCAGGATCCAGATCGCCTCAAGGATATTCTGGAAACAACGGCAAACCTGTCCTTCCGTATGGTTGACACGACGATGGCGGCCGAAACGGCGCTCCAGACCAGACCACCGCTTGATTCCGAAGTCCTCTATGAAGCAGATGATCCTCTGAATCCGAAGCCGCAGAATGAACGCACTCCATATCTGGTTCAGAAGCGTGTGCTGATCTCCGGTGATGAACTGGACGACGCCCAGCCGACCTTCGACTCGCGCACCAACGAACCGGTCGTATCTTTCCGTTTCAACACCTCGGGTGCCAAGAAATTTGCCCGCGTGACAGAACAGAATGTCGGCTTGCCGTTCGCGATCGTGCTCGATAATGAAGTCATCTCGGCACCGACCATCCGCGAACCGATCCGCGGCGGATCGGGTATCATTTCCGGCTCCTTCACCGCCCAGAGCGCCAATGACCTTGCGGTCCTGATGCGCGCCGGTGCCTTGCCTGCCAAACTGACCATCGTTGAAGAACGGACAGTCGGTCCGGGCCTTGGTGCAGACTCGATTGCGGCTGGTGAAATTGCCGGCATCGTCGGTGCTGCCGCCGTCGTCATCTTCATGTTCCTTGCCTATGGCCTGTTCGGCCTGTTTGCCAACATCGCTCTGGTGGTGAACGTCGTACTGTTGCTCGGGGTTCTGTCCTTCCTCGGTGCAACCCTGACTTTGCCGGGTATTGCCGGTATCGTTCTGACCATCGGCATGGCAGTGGACGCCAACGTGCTGATCTACGAACGTATCAGGGAAGAGAACAATTACGGTCGCTCGACAATTGCGGCAATCGACACCGGTTATTCCCGTGCGCTGGCCACCATTCTCGACGCCAACATCACGACCTTCATTGCCGCCGTCATCCTGTTTTCACTTGGCTCCGGTCCTGTGAAAGGCTTTGCGGTTACGCTTGCCGTCGGCATCGTTACCACGGTGTTCTCGGCCTTTACGTTCAACCGTCTGGTCGTGGCGACCTGGATCAAATACCGTCGCCCTTCCAAGCTGCCAATTTGA
- the yajC gene encoding preprotein translocase subunit YajC produces MFVTPAFAQGAGGAAGGPEFLISVLPFILIFVIMYFLIIRPQRTQMKKHAELVSNVRRGDTIVSNGGIVGKVTNATDENEVTVEISEGVKIKLMRKSIAEVRSKGEPAGDAK; encoded by the coding sequence ATGTTTGTAACGCCAGCTTTTGCACAGGGCGCAGGTGGAGCCGCCGGCGGCCCGGAATTCCTGATCTCCGTTCTTCCTTTCATCTTGATCTTCGTGATCATGTATTTCCTGATCATCCGCCCACAGCGCACTCAGATGAAAAAACACGCCGAACTGGTTTCCAACGTGCGTCGCGGCGACACCATCGTCTCCAATGGCGGCATTGTCGGCAAAGTCACCAACGCAACGGATGAGAACGAAGTCACCGTCGAAATCTCCGAAGGCGTAAAAATCAAATTGATGCGCAAGTCCATCGCAGAAGTTCGCTCCAAGGGTGAACCTGCCGGTGACGCAAAATAG
- a CDS encoding DUF2497 domain-containing protein — translation MEEILASIRRIISDEEAAIGEEPSAAAAPEPEADPNETLSQEALDALFDEPASKAQPEPEPEEEEELDMAAAMAAMEEEEAPEEDVLDLPSEWQETDLVEPHEDDLMFANAEEPRKEQAAPAPLEEIVNKKLEQAVPAALKSSFETTPMPEGPLPTLKRGEPLVSDDTSQKVTSAFGDLTHTILNTNSRTIENVVEDMLRPMLKAWLDQNLPVMVERLVRAEIERVSRGEQHYR, via the coding sequence ATGGAAGAGATTCTCGCTTCCATCCGGAGGATCATTTCGGATGAGGAAGCTGCTATTGGCGAAGAGCCGTCTGCTGCTGCAGCCCCCGAGCCTGAGGCCGATCCCAACGAAACGCTGAGCCAGGAAGCTCTCGATGCGTTGTTCGACGAACCTGCGTCGAAAGCTCAGCCCGAACCGGAACCCGAGGAAGAGGAAGAACTCGACATGGCCGCAGCAATGGCTGCCATGGAAGAGGAAGAAGCCCCCGAAGAGGACGTTTTGGACCTGCCTTCCGAATGGCAGGAAACAGATTTGGTTGAACCTCACGAAGACGACCTGATGTTCGCCAATGCCGAGGAGCCGAGGAAAGAACAGGCCGCACCGGCACCTCTCGAAGAGATCGTCAACAAGAAGCTGGAACAGGCCGTTCCTGCCGCACTCAAGTCTTCCTTTGAGACGACACCGATGCCGGAAGGGCCGTTGCCGACCCTGAAGCGGGGTGAGCCCCTTGTTTCCGACGACACATCTCAGAAGGTAACGAGCGCGTTTGGCGACTTGACCCACACCATCCTCAACACCAATTCCCGTACCATCGAGAATGTCGTGGAGGATATGTTGCGCCCAATGCTCAAGGCATGGCTCGATCAGAACCTGCCTGTGATGGTCGAACGCCTTGTGCGCGCCGAGATCGAGCGAGTGTCCAGGGGCGAGCAGCACTATCGCTGA
- a CDS encoding squalene/phytoene synthase family protein has protein sequence MSEPMDDFAFCQTELKHLDPVRHFIALTAPEIHRPSLMVLFAFLATLNRIPAQVSTPEMGQIRLQWWRDIIADTQSGFGNGCGLANVGPLATALKQILKQYRLSVEHLTAIVDALGFNLEHNPIPDETAYRNHVWQTDSLPMLLASQILNKGEEPRLPEGLMESAGLASGLARHLQNWPLDATNRQLFLPLDSFTHHGVSLSDLFSGGLPEGLRIAIEELCQLARANHQSAMASLRQMPKEDSIRFSPAFLTLATVPRTLSLRSKTPTGQLSVANWRHYWSIWRMAARF, from the coding sequence ATGTCAGAGCCAATGGACGACTTTGCTTTCTGCCAGACCGAGCTGAAGCACCTTGACCCGGTCAGGCATTTCATCGCCCTGACGGCCCCGGAAATTCATCGTCCATCACTCATGGTTCTGTTCGCGTTTCTTGCCACGCTCAACAGGATCCCGGCGCAAGTCTCCACCCCGGAAATGGGCCAGATCAGACTGCAATGGTGGCGAGACATCATTGCAGACACTCAGTCTGGCTTTGGCAACGGATGCGGGCTTGCCAATGTCGGGCCCTTGGCCACAGCACTCAAGCAAATTCTGAAGCAATACCGTCTGAGTGTGGAGCACCTGACGGCTATCGTTGACGCGCTGGGGTTCAACCTTGAGCACAACCCGATACCAGACGAGACAGCTTATCGAAATCATGTCTGGCAAACCGATTCATTGCCAATGCTGCTTGCCAGCCAGATCCTGAACAAAGGCGAGGAGCCGCGCTTGCCTGAGGGCCTGATGGAATCGGCGGGTCTCGCATCAGGACTGGCGAGACATCTTCAGAACTGGCCCCTTGATGCCACCAACCGCCAGCTGTTCCTGCCGCTGGACAGCTTCACACACCATGGCGTATCGCTGTCGGATCTGTTTTCAGGAGGTCTGCCGGAAGGGTTGAGAATTGCTATAGAGGAGCTTTGCCAACTGGCCAGAGCCAATCATCAGAGCGCCATGGCCTCACTCAGACAGATGCCCAAGGAAGACTCCATTCGTTTCAGCCCGGCGTTTCTCACGCTGGCGACCGTTCCTCGCACTCTTTCCCTTCGGAGCAAGACACCGACGGGACAGCTTTCGGTTGCCAACTGGCGTCACTACTGGAGCATCTGGCGCATGGCCGCTCGCTTCTAG
- a CDS encoding valine--tRNA ligase: MLEKTFDAATVEPRLYDAWEEAGAFKAGAGKKDGQDSFSIVIPPPNVTGSLHMGHALNNTLQDVMIRYHRMKGYDVLWQPGMDHAGIATQMVVERQLAANKEPDRRSMGREAFVERVWKWKGESGGTIFNQLRRLGATADWSRERFTMDEGLSKAVQKVFIQLYNEGLIYRGKRLVNWDPKFETAISDLEVENKEVDGHMWHFKYPLAGGETYTYVEKDEDGNVIFTEERDYISIATTRPETMLGDGAVAVHPSDERYAPIVGKFCEIPVGPKEHRRLIPIITDEYPDPTFGSGAVKITGAHDFNDYQVARRNKIPCYRLMDVQASMRADGAPYAECAAQALAIAKTGKLPGEREVDEINLVPDEYRGLDRFEARKQIVEAINAEGLCVFTKDEEGNAIPLVENKKIMQPFGDRSGVVIEPMLTDQWFADAKTLAEPAIASVREGRTKFVPQNWEKTYFEWMENIEPWCISRQLWWGHRIPAWFGPDDQIFVAHDDEEAAAQAKAHYGKDVELKRDEDVLDTWFSSALWPFSTLGWPDKTPELERYYQTDVLVTGFDIIFFWVARMMMMSMHFMKEEPFHTVYVHALVRDEHGAKMSKSKGNVIDPLNLIDEFGADAVRFTLTAMAAQGRDIKLATSRVAGYRNFGTKLWNATRFTQMNGCERTEGFDPSAVKETVNQWIVTELAKTASEVSDAIETYRFNDAANALYRFVWNLYCDWYIELSKPVLQEEGSNSEAKSETQACAAWVLDQICLLLHPIMPFITEELWAETGKVGPARNGLLILEDWPSYDIKDTGAADEINWLVDMITAIRSIRAEMNIAPSTKFKLEIVGASEETKARLASHDAVLKRLARVEDIKVSDTVPHGSAQVVVREATVALPLAGVIDLDAEKARLEKELDKISKVAEKFEKKLGNEKFVANAPVEIVEEQKAKLAEQTELKAKVQEALDRILAAL; the protein is encoded by the coding sequence ATGCTTGAAAAAACTTTTGATGCGGCGACCGTAGAGCCGCGCCTTTATGATGCATGGGAAGAAGCCGGCGCATTCAAAGCCGGCGCTGGGAAGAAGGACGGTCAGGACAGCTTCTCGATCGTGATCCCACCGCCGAACGTTACCGGGTCGCTGCACATGGGGCACGCCCTCAACAACACCCTTCAGGACGTCATGATCCGCTATCATCGCATGAAGGGCTATGACGTCTTGTGGCAACCGGGCATGGACCACGCCGGCATTGCAACCCAGATGGTTGTCGAACGCCAGCTGGCCGCCAACAAGGAGCCGGACCGTCGTTCCATGGGCCGTGAAGCCTTTGTTGAACGCGTCTGGAAATGGAAGGGCGAATCCGGTGGCACGATTTTCAACCAGCTGCGTCGCCTTGGTGCGACCGCCGACTGGTCCCGGGAACGCTTCACCATGGACGAAGGCCTCTCCAAGGCCGTTCAGAAAGTTTTCATCCAGCTTTACAATGAAGGTCTCATCTACCGTGGCAAACGCCTCGTTAACTGGGACCCGAAATTTGAAACCGCGATTTCCGACCTCGAAGTCGAGAACAAGGAAGTCGATGGCCACATGTGGCATTTCAAGTATCCGCTGGCTGGTGGCGAAACCTACACCTATGTCGAAAAGGATGAGGACGGCAACGTCATCTTCACGGAAGAGCGGGACTATATCTCCATCGCCACGACTCGCCCGGAAACCATGCTGGGCGATGGCGCTGTTGCCGTTCATCCGTCAGATGAGCGCTATGCTCCGATCGTTGGCAAATTCTGTGAAATCCCGGTCGGACCGAAAGAGCATCGCCGCCTGATCCCGATCATTACCGACGAATATCCTGATCCGACCTTCGGCTCCGGCGCAGTCAAGATCACCGGCGCGCACGATTTCAACGACTATCAGGTTGCCCGCCGCAACAAGATTCCGTGCTACCGCCTCATGGATGTACAGGCTTCCATGCGCGCTGACGGTGCTCCCTATGCGGAATGCGCAGCTCAGGCACTGGCAATCGCCAAGACTGGCAAACTGCCGGGTGAACGAGAAGTCGACGAAATCAACCTGGTGCCTGACGAATATCGCGGACTTGATCGCTTCGAGGCACGCAAGCAGATCGTTGAAGCCATCAACGCCGAAGGCCTTTGCGTCTTCACCAAGGACGAAGAAGGCAACGCCATTCCGCTTGTCGAGAACAAGAAGATCATGCAGCCGTTCGGCGACCGCTCCGGCGTTGTCATCGAACCAATGCTGACCGACCAGTGGTTTGCCGACGCCAAGACACTGGCTGAACCGGCAATCGCATCTGTACGGGAAGGGCGCACCAAGTTCGTTCCACAGAACTGGGAAAAGACCTATTTCGAATGGATGGAAAACATCGAGCCATGGTGTATTTCCCGTCAGCTCTGGTGGGGGCATCGCATTCCGGCATGGTTTGGCCCGGATGACCAGATCTTCGTCGCCCATGATGACGAGGAAGCCGCAGCACAGGCAAAGGCCCACTATGGCAAGGACGTTGAGCTGAAACGCGACGAAGACGTTCTCGACACATGGTTCTCGTCTGCCCTGTGGCCATTCTCCACCCTTGGCTGGCCGGACAAGACCCCGGAACTGGAGCGCTATTACCAGACCGACGTTCTGGTCACCGGCTTTGACATCATCTTCTTCTGGGTTGCCCGCATGATGATGATGTCCATGCACTTCATGAAGGAAGAGCCGTTCCACACCGTCTACGTCCATGCTCTGGTTCGCGACGAACATGGCGCCAAGATGTCCAAGTCCAAAGGGAACGTCATTGACCCGCTCAACCTGATCGACGAGTTCGGGGCGGATGCGGTTCGCTTCACCCTGACGGCCATGGCGGCGCAGGGGCGCGACATCAAGCTGGCCACAAGCCGCGTTGCGGGTTATCGCAATTTCGGCACCAAACTGTGGAACGCAACCCGCTTCACCCAGATGAATGGCTGCGAGCGCACCGAGGGCTTCGATCCATCCGCCGTCAAGGAAACAGTCAACCAGTGGATTGTCACCGAACTGGCCAAGACGGCATCCGAAGTCTCCGACGCCATTGAGACCTATCGCTTCAATGATGCAGCCAACGCACTCTACCGCTTTGTCTGGAACCTTTACTGCGACTGGTACATCGAGCTCAGCAAACCCGTACTGCAGGAAGAGGGCAGCAACAGCGAAGCAAAGTCCGAAACGCAGGCCTGCGCGGCCTGGGTTCTCGATCAGATCTGCCTGCTGCTGCACCCGATCATGCCGTTCATCACAGAGGAACTCTGGGCCGAAACCGGCAAGGTCGGACCGGCTCGCAACGGTCTTCTGATCCTTGAAGACTGGCCGAGCTATGACATCAAGGACACCGGCGCAGCTGACGAGATCAACTGGCTCGTTGACATGATCACGGCAATCCGCTCCATCCGTGCGGAAATGAACATTGCTCCGTCGACCAAGTTCAAACTCGAGATTGTTGGTGCCTCGGAAGAAACCAAGGCTCGACTTGCTTCGCACGATGCTGTTCTGAAGCGTCTGGCACGCGTCGAAGATATCAAGGTCTCCGACACTGTCCCGCATGGTTCCGCTCAGGTTGTCGTCCGCGAAGCAACGGTTGCCCTGCCTCTGGCCGGTGTGATCGATCTGGATGCGGAAAAGGCCCGTCTCGAAAAGGAACTCGACAAGATCAGCAAGGTTGCCGAGAAGTTCGAGAAGAAACTGGGCAACGAGAAATTCGTTGCCAATGCTCCGGTCGAGATCGTTGAGGAACAGAAGGCCAAACTGGCTGAGCAGACCGAACTCAAGGCCAAGGTCCAGGAAGCGCTCGATCGCATCCTTGCCGCGCTCTAA
- a CDS encoding MTH938/NDUFAF3 family protein, protein MTDAYYPRHDPIDFYGNGGFRFGSMSHQGAILFLPSGIHRWDVETLAALSPDHFLKLQREAANIEILLIGTGSRLAMIDRTLVDSLRHAGVKVDIMDTGAAVRTLNILLSEDRAVAAALFPVD, encoded by the coding sequence ATGACCGATGCCTATTATCCCCGACATGATCCCATCGACTTCTATGGCAATGGCGGCTTCCGTTTTGGCAGCATGTCCCATCAGGGCGCCATCCTGTTTCTGCCGAGCGGAATCCACCGATGGGATGTTGAAACGCTGGCCGCACTATCTCCGGACCATTTCCTGAAGCTTCAAAGAGAAGCTGCCAACATTGAAATTCTGCTCATCGGCACCGGATCGAGACTGGCGATGATAGATCGCACACTTGTCGATAGTCTGCGCCATGCAGGCGTCAAGGTTGACATCATGGACACCGGAGCGGCCGTCAGGACCCTGAATATCCTGCTTTCAGAAGACCGTGCCGTTGCCGCCGCCCTGTTTCCAGTAGACTGA
- a CDS encoding TolC family outer membrane protein, translating to MYRRGEANHVVNSFRSNGVAGLRTISLCAVTALLWNVQAASAENLSNALSLAYSNNPTLNAARAGLRATDENVPQALSGYRPTITGSGSAARTWSESEYATGISRNNQVNTTSLGLQVQQILYRGNRTKNGVKQAEAAILAARESLKSTEQSVLLQVATAYMDILQNQAILELRKQNVAFLEEQARSAKDRFAVGETINTDVNQAEASLAAAISLVHAAQANLTASQATYEQLVGKKPTTLVAGYSVDNLFPKTLQPALDMGLTKHPSIIAAKYNVDVADLDVKIAEGALLPTVTLTGAASRSFSNNINQSNVSGATNSASITGALSIPLYSGGANHSKVRAAKESLGQARIQLDLARAQIRAGIMSAWASLQASIPSITAAQAQVKAARLATQGVIEEQKVGQRTLLDVLDSQETLITARISLVQAQRDRIVASFAMASATGNLSAENLKLKVQRYDPTQHYNAVRDKWVGLRTPDGR from the coding sequence ATGTACCGGCGTGGTGAGGCTAACCATGTCGTAAATTCATTTAGGAGTAATGGTGTGGCTGGGCTACGGACAATATCGCTATGTGCTGTAACTGCACTGCTTTGGAATGTGCAGGCTGCTTCGGCTGAGAATCTTTCAAACGCATTGTCTCTTGCTTATAGCAACAACCCCACGCTGAACGCAGCGCGCGCCGGTTTGCGCGCGACAGACGAGAATGTGCCCCAGGCATTGTCCGGATATCGTCCGACGATCACCGGCTCAGGCTCTGCTGCGCGCACATGGTCGGAATCAGAATACGCAACGGGTATCTCGAGAAACAATCAGGTCAACACAACCTCTCTTGGTCTTCAGGTTCAGCAGATCCTCTATCGCGGCAACCGCACCAAGAATGGCGTCAAACAGGCAGAAGCGGCCATCCTCGCTGCCCGTGAAAGCCTCAAGTCGACCGAGCAGTCCGTCCTCCTTCAGGTCGCAACGGCCTATATGGACATTCTGCAGAACCAGGCCATTCTCGAATTGCGCAAACAGAACGTCGCATTTCTTGAAGAGCAGGCCCGTTCGGCAAAAGACCGTTTTGCCGTTGGTGAAACCATCAACACAGACGTCAATCAGGCAGAAGCCAGTCTCGCGGCGGCCATTTCTCTGGTCCATGCTGCGCAAGCCAACCTGACAGCCAGCCAAGCAACCTATGAGCAGCTCGTCGGCAAAAAACCCACCACGCTTGTGGCAGGCTACTCTGTCGACAATCTGTTCCCAAAGACGTTGCAACCTGCTCTTGACATGGGTCTGACCAAGCACCCGTCAATCATCGCAGCCAAATACAACGTCGATGTGGCTGACCTTGATGTCAAGATTGCCGAAGGTGCCTTGCTGCCGACCGTCACACTGACCGGCGCAGCATCCCGTTCCTTCTCGAACAACATCAATCAAAGCAACGTGTCCGGCGCAACCAACAGTGCGTCCATCACCGGAGCCCTGAGCATTCCGCTCTATTCCGGAGGTGCAAACCACTCCAAGGTCCGCGCAGCCAAGGAATCCCTTGGTCAGGCTCGCATTCAGCTCGACCTAGCACGCGCCCAGATCCGCGCAGGCATCATGTCCGCTTGGGCCAGCCTTCAGGCCAGCATCCCGTCCATCACAGCAGCTCAGGCACAGGTCAAGGCCGCACGCCTGGCAACGCAGGGCGTGATCGAAGAGCAGAAGGTGGGACAGCGCACGCTTCTTGATGTCCTCGACTCGCAGGAAACCCTTATCACCGCCCGCATCTCGCTCGTGCAGGCACAGCGGGATCGTATCGTCGCTTCTTTTGCAATGGCATCTGCCACCGGCAACCTGTCAGCAGAAAATCTCAAGCTGAAGGTTCAGCGCTACGACCCGACCCAGCATTACAATGCAGTGCGCGACAAATGGGTTGGCCTGCGCACCCCGGACGGTCGCTAG
- the secF gene encoding protein translocase subunit SecF, producing MKKLRFIPDDTNIHFMRHRRWSFPLSGSLLIASIVLFLISGLNYGIDFKGGTLIEIQTAEQTADLAFIRGELNNLGFGDVEVQEFGAPNDVLIRIQTQEGEGEDAEIAQQRVVDQVKATLGNTVTYRRVEVVGPRVSGELATTGAISVLSALLAIMVYIWFRFEWQFAVGAVVATAHDVIMTIGVFALLQIDFNLTTIAAILTIVGYSLNDTVVVYDRIREDLRKYKKMPLKEVLDQAINRTLSRTTLTSFTTLLALCSLYFLGGEVIRSFTFAMIWGVFVGTYSSIFIAAPLLIYFNLRSDSVQKPGDEDELEEAPAS from the coding sequence ATGAAAAAACTACGCTTTATCCCGGATGACACAAACATCCACTTCATGCGCCACCGGCGCTGGAGCTTCCCGCTGTCCGGCTCTCTGCTGATTGCGTCGATCGTCCTGTTCCTGATTTCGGGCCTCAACTACGGCATCGACTTCAAGGGCGGCACACTGATCGAAATCCAGACCGCCGAGCAGACCGCCGACCTAGCCTTTATCCGTGGCGAGCTGAACAATCTTGGCTTCGGCGATGTCGAGGTACAGGAATTCGGGGCACCCAACGACGTTCTCATTCGCATCCAGACACAGGAAGGCGAGGGGGAAGACGCCGAGATCGCCCAGCAGCGCGTGGTGGATCAGGTCAAGGCGACCCTTGGCAACACGGTCACCTATCGCCGCGTTGAAGTGGTTGGCCCGCGCGTTTCTGGCGAATTGGCGACAACCGGTGCCATTTCGGTTCTATCGGCTTTGCTGGCCATCATGGTCTACATCTGGTTCCGATTCGAATGGCAGTTCGCCGTCGGTGCCGTGGTGGCGACAGCCCATGACGTCATCATGACCATTGGTGTCTTTGCGTTGTTGCAGATCGACTTCAACCTTACGACCATCGCCGCCATTCTGACGATCGTGGGTTACTCGCTCAACGATACCGTGGTTGTCTATGACCGTATCAGGGAAGACTTGCGCAAATACAAGAAGATGCCACTCAAGGAAGTGCTCGATCAAGCCATCAACCGGACCCTGTCACGCACGACCCTGACGTCTTTCACCACCTTGCTCGCCTTGTGTTCCCTATACTTCCTTGGCGGCGAAGTAATCCGGTCCTTCACCTTTGCCATGATCTGGGGCGTGTTCGTCGGCACCTATTCGTCGATCTTCATCGCCGCTCCTCTGCTCATCTATTTCAACCTGCGGTCTGACAGCGTTCAGAAACCAGGTGATGAAGATGAGCTCGAAGAAGCACCCGCATCCTGA